The Pyrococcus kukulkanii genome contains a region encoding:
- a CDS encoding SagB/ThcOx family dehydrogenase — protein MKKLAWFTVFLVIVGSLAVLLKPYLPRERGETRMMGEVIKLPEPRLTGEMSVEEAIAKRRSIRRYRNESLTLQELSQLLWAAQGITEPNRKFRAAPSAGATYPFEVYVVVGKVKDLEPGIYHYDPFSHSIKLIKRGDFRRALQKAALNQAWVGSAAIDIVLVAYYERTTKYYGERGRMYVHMEAGHIGQNIYLQATALNLGTVAVGAFYEDQVAEILGVDGVPLYIFPVGKI, from the coding sequence ATGAAGAAGCTTGCATGGTTTACTGTTTTCCTCGTTATAGTAGGTAGCCTAGCGGTTTTGCTGAAGCCCTACCTACCCAGGGAGAGGGGTGAAACCAGGATGATGGGAGAAGTCATCAAGCTCCCAGAGCCAAGACTCACGGGAGAGATGAGCGTTGAGGAGGCAATAGCAAAGAGGAGGAGCATAAGAAGGTACAGGAACGAGTCCTTAACCCTTCAAGAGCTCTCACAGCTGTTGTGGGCAGCCCAGGGGATAACCGAACCCAACAGAAAATTCAGAGCCGCACCGAGTGCTGGAGCTACCTATCCATTTGAAGTTTACGTGGTCGTTGGAAAGGTAAAGGACCTTGAACCTGGGATATACCATTATGATCCCTTCTCACACTCGATAAAGCTAATAAAAAGGGGAGACTTTAGGAGAGCACTCCAGAAAGCGGCGTTGAATCAGGCATGGGTGGGAAGCGCGGCGATAGATATAGTCCTCGTTGCTTACTACGAGAGAACGACAAAGTACTACGGGGAGAGAGGTAGAATGTACGTCCACATGGAGGCCGGGCATATAGGCCAGAACATATACCTTCAAGCTACAGCCCTCAACTTAGGAACCGTAGCCGTGGGAGCCTTCTATGAGGATCAAGTCGCCGAGATACTTGGCGTAGATGGTGTCCCACTATACATATTCCCGGTGGGGAAGATATGA
- a CDS encoding potassium channel family protein, protein MLPVPVLRKLLKIHFKLKKSRIAWLALGVSVLAVILAILFMVFEGLDFFTALYWAIITMSTIGYGDVTPTTQAGKIVAMVAAVAGISSFTALVSLIAEYFLTSSLRRMMGMHGVRFKDHYVVIGKGPGVRAFVEEIIAAMERGEAERGKIVAIVESEDEKRRLNLPEEVEVLVGDPTEDDTLKRASIERAKHVILTPEDDSRAVFITLKVKSMSKAKIHVEALREESVPLLKNAGAERVVLSRGLAGRLLASSIFEPEVVDVLEDLMKSSEGHDIVIISDERTWNKNFKDAIEILSPSYFPIGYVKGEMRLAPPLDEVVPQGAKLICITGQSDVRKQGA, encoded by the coding sequence ATGCTACCAGTGCCGGTGCTGAGGAAACTCCTGAAGATACACTTCAAGCTCAAGAAGAGCAGGATCGCATGGCTAGCCCTTGGAGTTTCAGTTCTCGCGGTTATATTGGCGATCCTATTTATGGTTTTTGAGGGCCTAGACTTCTTTACCGCCCTTTACTGGGCCATCATCACGATGTCCACGATAGGGTACGGCGATGTAACTCCAACGACTCAGGCGGGAAAGATAGTTGCAATGGTAGCAGCTGTGGCCGGGATATCGAGCTTTACTGCCCTAGTCTCGCTGATAGCTGAGTACTTCTTGACATCTTCCCTAAGGAGGATGATGGGAATGCATGGTGTGAGGTTCAAAGACCACTACGTCGTTATAGGAAAGGGTCCTGGGGTTAGGGCCTTCGTTGAGGAAATAATTGCGGCAATGGAAAGGGGAGAAGCTGAGAGAGGGAAGATAGTGGCAATCGTGGAGAGCGAGGATGAAAAAAGAAGGCTGAACCTTCCAGAGGAAGTAGAGGTCTTAGTTGGAGACCCTACAGAGGACGACACGCTAAAGAGGGCCTCAATAGAGAGGGCCAAACACGTAATACTAACTCCCGAAGATGACAGCAGGGCTGTGTTCATAACGCTGAAAGTCAAGAGCATGTCTAAGGCAAAAATCCATGTCGAGGCGTTGAGGGAAGAAAGTGTCCCCTTGTTGAAAAATGCCGGTGCTGAAAGGGTAGTTCTGAGCAGGGGGTTGGCTGGAAGGCTACTTGCGAGCTCCATTTTTGAGCCAGAGGTAGTAGATGTCCTTGAGGATCTAATGAAGTCCAGCGAAGGGCACGATATCGTTATTATCTCAGATGAAAGGACATGGAACAAGAACTTTAAGGATGCCATTGAAATTTTAAGCCCGAGTTATTTCCCAATTGGTTACGTTAAGGGGGAGATGAGGTTAGCCCCACCACTCGATGAAGTAGTTCCCCAGGGAGCCAAGTTGATATGCATAACTGGCCAAAGCGATGTGAGAAAACAAGGGGCGTAA
- a CDS encoding DUF998 domain-containing protein, with product MDNMKKFARLGPIISVMGVLIAYLIHHDWWRITENAISDLGKVGLPYNWVMNASLIIGALLLIIFSASMIVKREKLQWKASFSLYLLGMIFLALVGIFPEGTSPHYEVSWGFFIFTFLAVLATSISLLLEGDKTGVLGIIIFAIGVPLSLWALHRFEGVAVAETIGVIAFLIWHYTLLKKLK from the coding sequence ATGGATAATATGAAAAAATTTGCCCGCCTTGGTCCAATAATTTCTGTAATGGGAGTCCTAATTGCATACTTAATCCACCACGATTGGTGGAGGATAACTGAAAATGCTATAAGCGATCTTGGCAAGGTAGGTCTCCCATACAATTGGGTAATGAATGCCTCCTTAATCATTGGAGCACTCCTCTTGATTATCTTTTCAGCCTCAATGATAGTAAAAAGGGAGAAGCTCCAGTGGAAGGCAAGCTTCAGCCTGTACCTCCTGGGGATGATCTTTTTAGCCCTCGTTGGGATATTCCCCGAGGGGACAAGTCCACACTACGAGGTAAGCTGGGGATTCTTCATATTCACGTTTCTAGCGGTGCTTGCAACTTCTATTTCCCTCCTTTTGGAGGGAGATAAAACAGGAGTTTTGGGCATTATAATTTTCGCAATAGGAGTCCCCCTCTCGCTCTGGGCTCTTCACAGGTTCGAAGGAGTGGCGGTTGCGGAAACTATAGGTGTCATTGCATTCCTGATCTGGCACTACACCTTACTCAAAAAGCTAAAATAG
- a CDS encoding MBL fold metallo-hydrolase: MKVIILGSGSYSGTPKPLCTCENCMRARLNPMYRRTRFSVYVEGILIDPSPDLHYHLERTNKRVKHVLITHAHFDHVFGVPDLQVFKEISFHSNELGIRTAQDLSRLAFGDLMPRGYKWEYETLEFWKEYKIGKAKVIHFPVKHSIEVAGGFLIEINGVRIGVTGDTGPEILNDEKVLDLLRGVDLLIPEMTKKESIPGVHLGVKDSIELAKKVNAEYTVFAHISHSNYSHEVLEKKVREAEIRGEVAKDFTIVEL, translated from the coding sequence ATGAAGGTCATAATCCTAGGGTCTGGATCGTACAGTGGAACCCCAAAGCCCCTGTGCACCTGTGAGAACTGCATGAGGGCTAGGCTTAACCCCATGTACAGGAGGACGAGGTTCTCCGTTTACGTTGAGGGAATATTAATTGACCCAAGCCCTGACCTGCACTACCACTTGGAGAGAACTAACAAGAGGGTCAAGCACGTCCTAATAACTCACGCGCACTTTGACCACGTGTTTGGAGTTCCAGACCTTCAGGTGTTCAAGGAGATTAGCTTTCACTCGAACGAGCTTGGTATTAGAACCGCCCAGGATCTTTCTAGGCTGGCCTTTGGCGACCTTATGCCTCGTGGGTACAAATGGGAGTACGAAACCTTAGAGTTCTGGAAAGAATATAAGATTGGAAAGGCGAAGGTAATTCACTTCCCGGTGAAACACTCCATAGAAGTTGCCGGTGGATTTCTAATAGAGATAAATGGAGTTAGGATAGGTGTGACGGGAGATACAGGTCCTGAGATTCTTAACGATGAGAAAGTTCTTGACCTGTTAAGGGGTGTTGATCTTTTAATCCCTGAGATGACGAAGAAGGAGTCAATTCCTGGGGTTCACCTTGGTGTTAAGGACTCAATAGAGTTAGCTAAGAAGGTTAATGCTGAGTATACGGTGTTTGCCCATATAAGTCACAGCAACTATTCCCATGAGGTTTTGGAGAAGAAGGTTAGGGAGGCTGAAATTAGAGGAGAAGTTGCCAAGGATTTTACGATTGTAGAGCTCTGA
- a CDS encoding SPOUT family RNA methylase → MKFIVKTQMDMEAVAGNYIKEILPNAKVTTAPEGYPGIVIVEAEDENALQKILEVPEVEKVYPVLVEVPATLEDIKNSAEEIVRHINDGESFAVRTKKRGKKDFSSVDVNVVLGARIKDLKNVEVNLSYPDKVVQVEIIGDKAYISVIPGEEYMKWKKYPKEKPNCRKLFKKLTIVQMPYWGDYKTARAFGEKIGRAAQAFEVKELIIAPKEKMNAYELMAFIRGVKEGQESRYQIQREAYPWQVEKVPVTVWDLYQVIRDKRRNRRLIIITDPKGPTLNEVKDKLAKDMYYAKEVVVFIGSREGIPVGLFRFADYVVDLAPYMTFATEHGIPATLVALWTIYEEELRRRGEVAGED, encoded by the coding sequence ATGAAGTTCATCGTGAAGACCCAAATGGATATGGAAGCTGTTGCCGGGAACTACATCAAGGAGATCCTTCCCAACGCTAAGGTCACGACAGCCCCTGAGGGTTATCCTGGGATAGTCATAGTTGAGGCTGAAGATGAGAATGCCCTCCAAAAGATTCTGGAAGTTCCGGAGGTTGAGAAGGTCTATCCAGTCTTGGTAGAAGTTCCCGCAACCCTTGAGGATATAAAGAACTCAGCTGAGGAGATAGTGAGGCACATAAACGACGGTGAGAGCTTCGCTGTTAGGACGAAGAAGAGGGGGAAGAAGGACTTCTCGAGTGTGGATGTAAATGTAGTGCTTGGTGCTAGAATCAAGGATCTCAAGAATGTTGAGGTGAACTTAAGCTACCCCGATAAGGTCGTTCAGGTCGAGATAATAGGAGATAAGGCTTACATCTCCGTAATTCCTGGGGAAGAGTACATGAAGTGGAAGAAGTATCCCAAGGAGAAGCCCAACTGCAGGAAGCTTTTCAAGAAACTGACGATAGTCCAGATGCCCTACTGGGGAGATTACAAGACCGCGAGGGCCTTTGGTGAGAAGATTGGAAGGGCCGCCCAGGCCTTTGAGGTTAAGGAACTAATAATTGCCCCTAAGGAGAAGATGAATGCTTATGAGCTCATGGCCTTCATAAGGGGGGTCAAGGAAGGGCAGGAGAGCAGGTATCAGATACAGAGGGAGGCTTATCCGTGGCAGGTTGAAAAGGTTCCGGTAACAGTTTGGGATCTGTATCAGGTCATAAGGGACAAGAGGAGGAACAGGAGGCTAATAATAATCACCGATCCAAAAGGCCCAACCCTAAATGAGGTAAAGGATAAGCTGGCAAAGGACATGTACTATGCAAAGGAAGTAGTGGTTTTCATAGGGTCAAGGGAAGGAATTCCGGTTGGCCTGTTCAGGTTCGCAGATTACGTCGTTGATTTGGCCCCTTACATGACGTTCGCAACTGAACACGGGATTCCAGCGACTTTAGTTGCCTTGTGGACGATCTATGAGGAAGAGCTCAGGAGGAGGGGAGAAGTTGCTGGAGAGGACTAA
- a CDS encoding HVO_0476 family zinc finger protein, with amino-acid sequence MEEYFICPECGSEDVEVIKERGREITLKCNECGHVWIITLPKLKKVPVIVSKHERSFREFAELPEDETVKVGDVIELENDEVRVLSIELPGGKRVRRAKVQEIQTIWGESLTYPKVFGVSIYLPGGITQSFKVVVDRDEEFVVGEVIEVGGYTFKVEMIKTERKLMRSGKAKADKIVRLMGHAIRGRARRKLKVYEGYEATAKT; translated from the coding sequence ATGGAGGAGTACTTTATCTGCCCAGAGTGCGGGAGTGAGGATGTGGAGGTAATCAAGGAGAGAGGGAGAGAGATCACCCTAAAGTGCAATGAGTGCGGTCACGTTTGGATAATCACTCTCCCCAAGCTCAAAAAGGTTCCGGTAATAGTCAGCAAACACGAAAGGAGCTTTAGAGAGTTCGCAGAGCTGCCAGAAGACGAAACGGTGAAGGTGGGAGATGTAATTGAGCTTGAGAACGACGAAGTGAGGGTATTGAGCATAGAACTCCCAGGAGGAAAAAGAGTTAGGAGAGCAAAAGTGCAGGAGATCCAGACGATATGGGGCGAGAGCTTAACGTACCCAAAGGTCTTCGGCGTGTCTATATACCTTCCAGGGGGCATAACACAGTCCTTCAAGGTCGTAGTCGACAGGGATGAAGAATTCGTTGTTGGGGAGGTTATCGAGGTTGGAGGATACACCTTCAAGGTCGAAATGATAAAGACTGAAAGAAAGCTGATGAGGAGCGGAAAGGCCAAGGCAGACAAGATAGTCAGGCTAATGGGGCACGCAATAAGGGGAAGGGCTAGGAGAAAACTAAAGGTGTACGAGGGATATGAAGCCACTGCTAAGACATGA
- the radA gene encoding DNA repair and recombination protein RadA: MAKKNGNADVKEIDELEELGFEPVEEVETTKKKKKEKEIRTIEDLPGVGPATAEKLREAGFDSLEAIAVASPIELKEVAGISEGAAIKIIQAARKAANLGTFMRADEYLKKRESIGRISTGSKSLDKLLGGGIETQAITEVFGEFGSGKTQLAHTLAVMVQLPPEEGGLHGSVIWIDTENTFRPERIREIARNRGLDPDEVLKHIYVARAFNSNHQMLLVQQAEDKIKELLNTDRPVKLLVVDSLTSHFRSEYIGRGALAERQQKLAKHLADLHRLANLYEIAVFVTNQVQARPDAFFGDPTRPIGGHILAHSATLRVYLRKGKGGKRVARLIDAPHLPEGEAVFRITEKGIED; the protein is encoded by the coding sequence ATGGCAAAGAAAAATGGTAACGCTGATGTTAAGGAGATTGACGAGCTTGAAGAGCTTGGCTTTGAGCCCGTGGAGGAGGTAGAAACGACAAAGAAAAAGAAGAAGGAGAAGGAAATTAGGACAATAGAGGATCTCCCTGGGGTAGGGCCGGCGACTGCAGAGAAGCTTAGAGAGGCAGGATTCGACTCATTAGAGGCCATAGCCGTTGCATCACCAATAGAGCTCAAGGAAGTCGCTGGAATAAGTGAGGGAGCAGCGATAAAGATAATTCAAGCCGCAAGAAAGGCCGCAAACTTAGGAACGTTCATGAGGGCTGACGAGTACTTGAAGAAGAGAGAGAGCATTGGGAGGATATCAACGGGAAGTAAGAGCTTAGATAAGCTGTTAGGCGGAGGAATAGAGACACAGGCGATAACAGAAGTATTTGGAGAGTTTGGATCAGGAAAAACCCAATTAGCTCATACTTTAGCGGTAATGGTGCAACTTCCTCCTGAAGAGGGAGGATTGCACGGTTCAGTGATCTGGATTGACACCGAAAACACATTCAGACCGGAGAGAATTAGGGAAATCGCGAGGAATAGGGGACTTGATCCAGATGAAGTTTTAAAGCATATATACGTTGCGAGGGCCTTCAACAGCAACCACCAAATGCTACTCGTCCAGCAGGCTGAAGATAAGATAAAGGAGCTTTTGAACACGGACAGGCCCGTTAAGCTACTCGTAGTTGATTCACTAACGAGCCACTTCAGGAGCGAGTACATAGGAAGGGGAGCCTTAGCCGAGAGGCAACAGAAGCTTGCGAAGCACCTTGCAGATCTCCACAGGCTCGCCAACCTCTACGAGATAGCTGTGTTCGTAACCAACCAAGTCCAAGCAAGGCCCGATGCATTCTTTGGAGATCCAACGAGGCCCATTGGTGGACACATATTAGCCCACTCCGCAACCCTTAGAGTATACTTAAGGAAGGGCAAGGGCGGAAAGAGGGTTGCAAGGTTAATAGATGCTCCACACCTTCCAGAGGGAGAGGCCGTGTTCAGGATAACTGAGAAAGGCATTGAAGATTAG
- a CDS encoding DUF92 domain-containing protein produces the protein MSVQGLLILITLAIISYKTKALDLWGTFTAFILGYFILSLGGWLPFLALFLFLISGTLATKFKIKEKKKLGLVDEKYRSIGNVLGNGLAPLLFLIVEVIIKNDYGWAAVFASIATANADTLASEIGKPLGKNPRLITNFRKAKPGEEGAVTLVGELAALLGALVIGVIGTFAVSEYKFKMLLSVTIAGFIGANVDSLIGATLERKRLVDNNGTNFIATLIGGILGAIIFLLI, from the coding sequence AAAGCCCTCGACCTATGGGGAACTTTCACCGCTTTCATCCTTGGATATTTCATCCTCTCTCTTGGAGGTTGGCTACCTTTTCTGGCCCTTTTCCTCTTTCTAATATCTGGAACACTAGCAACAAAATTCAAGATCAAAGAGAAGAAAAAGCTTGGCCTTGTAGATGAAAAGTACAGAAGTATTGGAAATGTTTTAGGAAATGGACTTGCACCACTGTTATTCCTGATAGTTGAAGTCATTATAAAGAATGATTACGGATGGGCGGCGGTTTTTGCTTCAATTGCTACTGCCAATGCCGATACTTTAGCGAGCGAAATAGGCAAGCCTCTGGGTAAGAATCCAAGACTTATCACGAACTTTAGAAAGGCAAAGCCGGGTGAAGAAGGAGCAGTTACATTGGTAGGGGAGCTAGCAGCCCTCCTTGGTGCCTTAGTAATTGGAGTAATTGGAACATTTGCAGTAAGTGAGTACAAGTTCAAAATGCTTCTCTCGGTAACAATTGCTGGCTTTATAGGGGCAAATGTAGACAGCTTGATCGGAGCAACGCTTGAAAGAAAGAGGCTTGTTGATAACAATGGAACAAACTTTATAGCGACACTCATAGGAGGGATACTTGGAGCGATAATATTCCTCCTCATATGA
- a CDS encoding AAA family ATPase — MLFDVRPKTSIKDLFGRKAEYLMFKDAIKKNRNFILITGPRRIGKTSFLYASLNEIVKEGVPYVVIDARAATSLNSKYPQKVIAEHIYKVLSGRSVLSEVISRVKGIKLGPVELELKDKFDLIDVFAELNKIGKVIVAFDEAQYLRFANEDLTKFFAWVLDALQNIILVFTGSQVGVLEKFLRLYDGSSPLFGRYNVRIVLPRFNPSESLEFLERGFEEVGMDVREEELLSAIKTLNGIPGWLVHYGVFRVDGLTHEEAIERVLEEAMTYVISEFKELSKLSPRYEEIMKVVAELSEGSGGVKFEEIRKKTKINPRSLRNYINRLIDYGFLEPTGHGRYRIPDPVMFRVFKRL, encoded by the coding sequence ATGCTATTCGATGTGAGACCAAAGACATCGATTAAAGATTTGTTTGGAAGGAAGGCTGAATATCTAATGTTTAAAGATGCTATAAAGAAGAACAGGAACTTTATTCTGATTACTGGGCCCAGGAGAATAGGAAAAACTAGTTTTCTGTATGCGTCGTTGAATGAGATCGTCAAGGAAGGCGTGCCTTACGTGGTGATAGATGCTAGAGCCGCCACGTCCCTTAACTCCAAGTATCCCCAGAAAGTGATTGCCGAGCACATTTACAAGGTCTTGAGTGGAAGGAGCGTTCTTAGTGAGGTTATTTCAAGAGTCAAGGGAATTAAGCTTGGACCAGTTGAGTTAGAGCTTAAGGATAAGTTTGATTTGATAGACGTCTTTGCAGAATTAAACAAGATTGGGAAGGTTATCGTGGCCTTTGATGAGGCCCAATACCTGAGGTTTGCAAATGAAGACTTAACGAAATTCTTTGCCTGGGTTCTTGATGCCCTCCAAAACATAATCCTCGTGTTCACTGGTTCCCAAGTTGGAGTGCTTGAGAAGTTTTTAAGGTTATATGATGGCTCGTCCCCTCTCTTTGGGAGGTACAACGTGAGAATAGTCCTGCCTAGATTTAATCCCTCAGAGAGCTTGGAATTCTTGGAGAGGGGATTTGAGGAAGTCGGTATGGATGTCAGGGAAGAAGAATTGCTGTCAGCAATAAAAACCTTAAATGGAATTCCTGGGTGGCTAGTTCATTACGGTGTCTTTAGGGTCGATGGGCTGACCCATGAGGAGGCTATAGAGAGGGTTCTGGAGGAGGCAATGACGTACGTTATCTCTGAGTTCAAAGAGCTCTCAAAGCTTTCCCCGAGGTACGAGGAGATAATGAAGGTTGTTGCGGAGCTGAGCGAGGGGAGCGGTGGAGTAAAATTTGAAGAGATAAGGAAGAAAACTAAAATAAACCCGAGGAGCCTGAGGAACTACATAAACAGGCTCATTGATTACGGATTCCTTGAGCCCACCGGACACGGAAGGTACAGGATTCCGGATCCTGTCATGTTTAGAGTTTTCAAGAGGCTCTAA
- the arcS gene encoding archaeosine synthase subunit alpha has product MEVVKHDGPGRLGVIRLDPPVQTPALAGVDFTLSPFNSFFHPKDFSEYDFNLAPSIPISYYTPDEVIKKALKRLWDVDYSKFNAFYFPALKRDKYHKELFRIIEENEFEAIYIGNSKIMIRDYRGFVKTIRELRERFPNAVLITDLEPFFYPLAVYLGIDAFDVRSLKIYEFEGLGFTQFSPIVWDSPNDPVEFAKNVIKLVKVAIQEGKLRYLVENFLPTAMNAGILRIADRENMDYLEKYTPVHDKTVVFISDHSMTRPEVFRWRSRVLERFKPPQGIDLLLILPCSAKKPYSRSRSHALYRKAMKDALGNKLYRVHELIITSPYGVVPREWEWLAKYDIVVTGHWSEWEVKFAGELLAETLERYPDIPIVAHVEGGYREAVKLAMELTGRDVIFTAGESTTSRESLEKLRKTLAEFDLREVDKAHRRYRFYENVRKVFDFYFGLGAGEAVLPDNAQIVGSKMLRLIVNNSQTGTFQEGVISVTPFGMQRIYDELRAYWVEVDFEIRGDVFSAGVESADDKIRPNDWVGVVRDERIVAVGRAVLSGEEMVRAKKGIAVKVKKRAKG; this is encoded by the coding sequence TCCAATAAGCTATTACACTCCCGATGAAGTGATAAAGAAGGCCTTGAAGAGGCTTTGGGATGTTGATTATTCGAAGTTTAACGCCTTCTACTTTCCCGCTCTAAAGAGGGATAAGTACCATAAGGAACTCTTCAGGATAATCGAGGAGAATGAGTTTGAGGCGATCTACATAGGGAATTCAAAGATAATGATCAGGGACTACAGAGGCTTCGTGAAGACGATTAGAGAGCTTAGAGAAAGGTTTCCAAATGCCGTGCTAATTACGGATCTCGAGCCCTTCTTCTATCCCTTGGCCGTTTACCTTGGGATAGATGCCTTTGACGTTAGATCCCTAAAGATTTATGAGTTTGAGGGGTTGGGCTTCACCCAGTTCTCGCCCATAGTGTGGGATTCTCCCAATGATCCAGTTGAGTTCGCGAAGAACGTGATAAAGCTAGTCAAAGTTGCAATCCAGGAGGGGAAGCTTAGATACCTCGTTGAGAACTTCCTGCCAACGGCCATGAACGCTGGAATTTTGAGGATCGCCGACAGGGAAAACATGGATTACCTTGAAAAGTACACGCCGGTTCACGATAAGACGGTTGTATTCATAAGTGACCACTCAATGACAAGGCCAGAGGTTTTTAGGTGGCGCTCAAGGGTTCTTGAGAGGTTTAAGCCTCCCCAGGGAATTGATCTTCTCCTGATTCTACCGTGCTCGGCGAAGAAGCCCTACTCAAGGTCGAGATCCCATGCTCTCTATAGGAAGGCAATGAAAGATGCCCTTGGAAATAAGCTCTACAGGGTCCACGAGCTCATAATTACCTCTCCCTACGGTGTAGTCCCCAGGGAGTGGGAGTGGTTGGCGAAGTACGATATAGTAGTTACGGGCCACTGGAGCGAGTGGGAGGTTAAGTTTGCCGGGGAGCTTCTCGCGGAAACTCTGGAGAGGTACCCCGACATCCCAATAGTTGCACACGTTGAGGGAGGATACAGGGAAGCGGTCAAGCTTGCCATGGAGCTGACCGGTAGGGACGTAATATTCACCGCTGGAGAATCGACAACCTCTAGAGAGTCACTCGAGAAGCTTAGGAAAACGTTGGCTGAGTTCGACCTAAGGGAAGTTGACAAGGCCCACAGAAGGTACAGGTTCTATGAGAACGTTAGAAAGGTCTTCGACTTCTACTTTGGCCTTGGGGCTGGAGAAGCAGTTCTTCCAGATAACGCTCAGATAGTCGGCTCAAAGATGCTCAGGCTCATAGTTAACAACTCCCAGACCGGAACCTTCCAAGAGGGGGTCATAAGCGTAACACCCTTCGGGATGCAGAGGATATACGATGAGCTGAGAGCTTATTGGGTTGAGGTCGACTTTGAGATTAGGGGGGACGTGTTCTCGGCTGGAGTCGAGAGTGCCGATGATAAAATAAGGCCCAACGATTGGGTTGGCGTTGTTAGAGATGAGAGAATTGTTGCCGTGGGAAGGGCCGTTTTGAGCGGTGAGGAAATGGTGAGGGCCAAGAAGGGAATAGCCGTGAAGGTGAAGAAGAGGGCGAAGGGGTGA